Genomic DNA from Lacipirellulaceae bacterium:
CATTTTTCCGCGTTGGCGAAACGGCAACTGGCGCAGTTGAAACCGGGTCAGAGGGTTGTCGTCTCTGGACGAATTGCCGACCCTGACATGGCGGGGCAGCTCTTGGGAACGCGGCTGAAAGAGTGTGAGCTGTTGGCGGTGCCTGAGGAGTAGCGGAGTTGAAGTCTCACGCGGAGTCGCAGTGTAGCACGTGTCATTCCGAAGGGAGGCTCACCGACCGAGGAATCCGGCTAGAAGACCAACAAGAGTACGAACCAGATTTCTTCCCGATTTCTCGGTCGCTGTCGCTCGGTCGAAATGACATAATGACCTATCTAAACTAGTTCTCTGTAACTCTGCGCCTCCACGCGAGGCTCCAAATACCGACTAGTATGCAACCTTGGCACTGGGAACTTCTGCTTATACCGGTCGGCTTTGCTGCGGGCGTGATTAATACGATTGCTGGTGGCGGTTCGTTTCTGACGCTGCCGGCTTTGATGTTTTTTGGAGGGCTAGAACCGAAGCTCGCCAACGGGACAAATCGGGTTGCTGTTTTAGTATCGAATCTTTCGGCAACGACGACTTTTCGGAAGGCGGGACATTGGGATCGGCAACTCACATGGCGGTTAGCGTTGCCGGTGGTGTTGGGGTCAATTCCTGGGGCGTGGATCGCGGCGACGCTCGATCCGTTTTTGTTTAAGAAGATCTTCGGCGTGCTCTTCTTGTTGATGGCGTTGGTCGTGTGGCGGAAGCCGCAGTTGCTGACGGCTGCGGACCGCGAAGCCTACGAGTCGCCGTGGCTTGAAGCCCTTCTGTTCTTCGTGATCGGTCTCTACGTAGGCTTCATTCAAGCAGGCACGGGGCTGTTGCTGCTGCTAGGGATCGGGCTATTCCACGCCCGTGAGTTGGTAAACGCAAACGCCGTGAAGAACGCGGTGGGACTGATCATCACGGTGGCCGCGCTAGGCGTCTTCGTTTATCACGACCAGGTCGCTTGGCGGCCCGGATTGATCATGGCCGCGGGAAATTTAGCCGGCGGCATCGTCGGGGCGAAACTGGCGATGAAAAAGGGCGAGCGGCTGGTGCTGGCGTTCTTGCTCGTCGTGATGGTGGCGACGGGGGTGAAGTTACTAACTTCCTAGAATTGATCAAGAACATCTCGGTGAATGACAAACGACCAAACCTAAATGACCAAACGCAAGCGATAGGCATACCTGCCTTGGTCATTTGGATTTGGACATTGGTCATTTCGTCGCCCTCGGGCTGTCCTTCCCGAACTGGGTGATCCAGTAGAACGGCTGGCCGTTTTCGTCGACACGGACTTCGCCAGTGAGGCGTGCTTGGCGGAGGACGAGGTCGATGCCGCGTTTGATGAACATCTTCTTGCGGGCGACCTTCACCTGGACTTTCGTCGGGTCGATCTTCTTTCGGTCGAGAATGTATTGGTCGTACACCAGCGGCAAACCGGCAGCCGGTTCAAGGGCTCGCAGGGCTTCTTCGAGGGAGAAGCCGCTGATTTCGATGGTGGTGGCTCGATAGAGATTCGGCGCAAGTTGCCGTGGCGGGGCTTCGCTGAGCCAGCCGACAGGCCATTGTTCTAACTCTCGCTGATCGGTGGGAAGGTCAAAGATGCGAAGTTGAAGTTGTCCCCCACGGGGCTGTTCAGGGACCATCGCATGACCGTGCGTTCGCAAGAACATCGCAAGCGTGGTGCCCAGAGTCAGCTCTGATTTCGTATTCTTCTCTGGCGACTTGTCGCTTAGCCGTTCCTCCGCGAAAAAGTCGCCCTCAATCGGGAGGCGTGTTTGTCGCGTGAGCGAAGAAAAGAAAGCTGCGGGCTTCGTCTCCTCTGAAGAATTCAATACCGGCTGCGAGAACGATTCGAACACGCGTTTGAACTGCTGAGCCGTGAGCCCGAAGCGTCCGCGTTCGACGGCGTTGTGTTCGGTGTTGAGCGGCAACTCTTGAAAGAACTTTTTCAGGGCAACGACTTGGCCATCGGTGAACTTTCCGCCCGGCAGAATTAACCGATCGCGGGCGTCGAGTGCCGCGGTGATGACGTACCGTTTGGAACGCCCGGTGT
This window encodes:
- a CDS encoding sulfite exporter TauE/SafE family protein, with product MQPWHWELLLIPVGFAAGVINTIAGGGSFLTLPALMFFGGLEPKLANGTNRVAVLVSNLSATTTFRKAGHWDRQLTWRLALPVVLGSIPGAWIAATLDPFLFKKIFGVLFLLMALVVWRKPQLLTAADREAYESPWLEALLFFVIGLYVGFIQAGTGLLLLLGIGLFHARELVNANAVKNAVGLIITVAALGVFVYHDQVAWRPGLIMAAGNLAGGIVGAKLAMKKGERLVLAFLLVVMVATGVKLLTS